The following proteins are encoded in a genomic region of Acidobacteriota bacterium:
- a CDS encoding CHAT domain-containing protein: MTHKYDPNMAVQNRTLPRQSPTARYLLVGVIVIVSCTAVWRIGLYRSNIETGLAELQGSISDSRPIEVRIADFDHAPWTAIRGNPNLEQKDARDRAERLLVAAAGEQDDATSLAALGKFYLAERKFEKANDLFERAASKEKEAAVIHADWGASLLELGKFTRDSGDRARSVELFDQALGRFEEALDRSPKMLEARFNLALCLEALYLSDGSRKAWSDYLSLDSSSKWAEEARQRFARFDTSFVELKPEKLREDFLSAASSGDRDAAWSLLSKNRELIAQKYLPQNLAMAFVDADPAERSQLLNALDLAGMLEAENTNDTFASNIARYYRGRNVTEIAMLREAQAAVKNGYRSCLELKYSECLTEFNRAEMIFGQVGNIWEANLSAYFVGYCRINLGDGFAGIEILGKVVEYAKKNKFKWLEMTALYWNAGAKRLIKLQAESNVLYRRALVIAENIGDDYAIQRNLFDLSFNSSFLGQYSEAFAYMQRAAALSFPSGSSMRQRYRNANFASQTYSSAGLNSCAKAAAVEAVTLADSLNDLMFKANSRGTASITFLRSGENETARKYIDESLDTAANIGDEKTRNKVTAIAQIRAASIAEQTGDLAESIRLLREADEALDVEAISHYQYQAKKGLLYGLNSAGEKEELDRRLPQTIALIEEYRGNIELEKERTSFFDNGVTIYDIAVESEFEKGDLAAAFNYTERSTSRSLVDRMRSHENTAFPASISGPGPFTIDQIRERMNASSQIVRFSVLEKKLLIWIISKDKFSVVPVTISAAELRSKVENYVRLVKRGIPADGGAISSSGQELYRLLIEPVSDQLDASLETCVIPSKFLYYLPFAALADLSGEPLVKTYSIGYAPSATIFVLASADAAVRPRSQTESLLAVGNPAFSPTDFADLPNLPSAEIEVKTIAGNYRKPTILMNEAAKKETFVREISSADIIHFAGHYVVAERDPDSSYMLLASNGKSASESILTNEELEKIRLTRTKLVVLAACDSGLENYFDGEGLVGLSRTFLASGVPVVVASQWSVDSDASAELMKRFHIHRRSNRMSTPRALRAAQLELATEQNGRFTNPYYWAAFAVFGGNSSY, translated from the coding sequence ATGACTCACAAATATGATCCCAATATGGCTGTTCAGAACCGAACTTTGCCGAGGCAATCGCCGACGGCCCGTTATTTGTTAGTTGGCGTCATCGTGATCGTCAGCTGCACGGCGGTATGGCGGATTGGCCTTTATCGGTCAAATATTGAGACTGGCCTTGCCGAACTGCAAGGTTCGATCAGTGATTCGCGTCCCATTGAGGTGCGGATCGCAGATTTCGATCACGCCCCGTGGACAGCTATCAGAGGAAACCCCAACCTTGAGCAAAAGGATGCCAGAGATAGAGCCGAGCGACTGTTGGTGGCTGCGGCCGGCGAGCAGGACGATGCCACCTCGCTTGCCGCCTTGGGAAAGTTCTACCTCGCCGAACGGAAATTTGAGAAGGCGAACGACCTTTTCGAACGGGCCGCCTCAAAAGAAAAAGAGGCCGCGGTAATCCACGCGGATTGGGGGGCATCACTTCTCGAACTGGGTAAGTTCACTCGCGATTCCGGAGATCGTGCAAGGAGCGTGGAGCTATTTGATCAAGCACTCGGGCGTTTCGAAGAAGCATTGGATAGATCGCCGAAAATGCTCGAAGCTCGTTTCAATCTAGCACTGTGTCTCGAGGCGTTGTATCTTTCCGACGGATCAAGGAAAGCTTGGTCCGACTATCTCAGCCTTGACAGTTCTTCAAAATGGGCGGAAGAGGCACGGCAAAGGTTTGCTCGATTTGACACGTCCTTTGTCGAACTCAAACCGGAAAAACTTCGCGAAGATTTTTTATCTGCGGCTTCGAGCGGGGACCGCGACGCCGCATGGAGCTTACTCAGCAAGAACCGTGAACTGATCGCTCAGAAGTATTTGCCGCAAAATCTTGCTATGGCGTTCGTCGATGCTGATCCTGCCGAACGATCGCAGCTTCTGAATGCTCTGGACCTTGCCGGTATGCTTGAAGCTGAGAATACCAACGATACGTTTGCGTCAAATATCGCCCGATATTATCGTGGGCGAAATGTTACAGAGATCGCGATGCTTCGTGAAGCTCAAGCGGCGGTCAAGAATGGCTATCGATCGTGTTTAGAACTGAAATATTCGGAGTGTCTTACGGAATTTAACAGGGCGGAAATGATCTTTGGCCAAGTTGGGAATATTTGGGAAGCAAATCTAAGCGCATATTTTGTCGGATATTGCAGGATCAATCTCGGCGATGGCTTTGCGGGAATAGAAATACTTGGAAAAGTCGTAGAATACGCCAAAAAAAACAAGTTCAAATGGCTCGAAATGACCGCGTTGTATTGGAACGCCGGAGCAAAGCGTCTAATTAAATTACAAGCCGAATCAAATGTCCTCTACCGGCGGGCTCTCGTGATCGCCGAGAATATCGGCGACGATTATGCGATCCAACGAAATCTGTTCGACCTATCGTTCAACAGTTCATTTCTTGGTCAATATTCTGAAGCATTCGCGTACATGCAACGGGCTGCGGCACTTTCGTTCCCGTCTGGGTCGAGTATGAGACAGCGCTATCGAAATGCCAACTTTGCCTCACAAACTTATTCGTCCGCCGGACTGAACTCTTGTGCAAAGGCGGCCGCGGTCGAGGCAGTCACGCTTGCCGATAGCTTGAATGATCTAATGTTCAAGGCGAATTCGCGAGGCACAGCGAGCATCACCTTTTTACGTTCCGGTGAAAATGAAACTGCACGAAAGTATATTGATGAAAGCCTCGATACCGCCGCCAATATAGGCGACGAAAAGACTCGAAACAAAGTAACGGCAATTGCACAGATCCGGGCGGCATCGATCGCCGAACAAACCGGCGATCTCGCCGAATCCATCCGGCTGCTCCGTGAAGCCGACGAAGCCTTAGATGTCGAGGCGATCTCGCATTATCAATATCAGGCAAAAAAGGGATTACTCTATGGATTGAACTCAGCAGGCGAGAAAGAGGAACTTGATCGCCGACTGCCGCAGACAATCGCCTTGATCGAAGAATATAGAGGGAACATAGAGCTCGAAAAGGAGCGGACGAGCTTTTTTGACAATGGCGTGACAATCTATGACATAGCGGTCGAGAGCGAATTTGAAAAGGGCGACCTCGCTGCCGCCTTTAATTACACTGAGCGTTCGACATCGCGTTCGCTGGTCGACCGTATGAGGTCACATGAGAATACCGCCTTTCCCGCATCTATATCAGGTCCTGGGCCGTTCACTATCGATCAGATCCGTGAACGAATGAATGCTAGTTCGCAGATCGTGAGGTTTAGCGTGCTCGAAAAGAAGCTACTGATATGGATCATCTCAAAGGACAAATTTTCGGTCGTACCGGTCACGATCAGTGCCGCCGAATTGCGATCGAAGGTTGAGAATTATGTAAGGCTTGTTAAACGGGGCATTCCGGCGGATGGCGGGGCAATTTCTTCGTCTGGGCAGGAGCTTTACCGCCTGCTCATCGAACCTGTCAGCGATCAGCTGGATGCGTCGCTTGAAACTTGCGTTATCCCAAGTAAATTCCTGTATTATTTGCCGTTTGCAGCTCTTGCCGATCTCAGCGGTGAACCTCTGGTAAAGACGTATTCTATTGGTTACGCTCCAAGCGCGACTATTTTCGTTCTTGCGTCGGCCGATGCCGCAGTCCGGCCTCGATCACAAACCGAATCACTCCTTGCGGTCGGAAATCCGGCTTTCAGCCCGACGGATTTTGCCGATCTACCAAACCTGCCTTCGGCAGAAATTGAGGTGAAGACTATTGCGGGCAATTATCGCAAGCCGACAATTCTGATGAACGAGGCGGCAAAGAAAGAGACGTTCGTAAGGGAAATTTCATCGGCTGATATTATCCACTTCGCCGGACATTACGTCGTAGCCGAACGCGATCCCGATTCATCGTATATGCTGCTTGCCTCAAACGGCAAATCGGCCAGCGAGAGTATTTTGACAAATGAGGAATTGGAAAAAATTCGCCTTACCCGCACGAAACTTGTCGTGCTTGCGGCTTGCGATTCCGGGCTAGAGAACTATTTTGACGGCGAAGGATTGGTCGGACTGTCGCGAACATTCTTGGCATCCGGTGTTCCGGTGGTGGTTGCCAGCCAATGGAGTGTCGATTCAGACGCATCAGCCGAGCTGATGAAACGTTTTCACATACATCGCCGCTCCAACAGAATGAGTACGCCACGCGCTCTTCGAGCCGCTCAACTCGAACTGGCAACCGAGCAGAACGGGCGTTTTACTAATCCGTATTATTGGGCCGCATTTGCCGTATTCGGGGGAAATTCCTCTTATTGA
- the ispH gene encoding 4-hydroxy-3-methylbut-2-enyl diphosphate reductase translates to MQVLLANEYGFCFGVERAVEMVEEAIGEGDTVRALGPLIHNEQEMQRLAHEGVTTIKEPVEIGRNETAVIRAHGVTPEVQRELEEKAAKVVDATCPFVTRVQKLASRAANENRHVVIIGSPEHPEMVGVKGYAPEHAFVIRDESEVAGLPRLRNPLVVAQTTIKAKTFFDTAEAIKTKTDDEVQIINTICSATRDRQDAARALATMVDAFYIIGGRHSSNSVKLLAVSKESCEKSFLIETEDEIDADDLIGVEKVGVTAGASTPNWLIDKVVAHLKKLGKNQELILKP, encoded by the coding sequence ATGCAAGTTTTACTGGCGAATGAATACGGATTTTGTTTTGGCGTTGAGCGTGCGGTCGAAATGGTCGAAGAGGCTATCGGCGAGGGCGATACAGTACGCGCTTTAGGCCCGCTAATCCACAACGAGCAGGAAATGCAGCGTCTCGCACACGAAGGTGTGACGACGATCAAAGAGCCTGTTGAGATCGGCCGCAACGAGACTGCCGTTATTCGGGCCCACGGCGTAACGCCCGAAGTTCAGCGTGAACTCGAAGAAAAGGCTGCAAAAGTGGTCGATGCGACATGTCCGTTCGTAACGCGTGTGCAAAAGCTCGCGTCTCGTGCCGCAAACGAAAACCGCCATGTTGTCATCATCGGCAGCCCCGAACATCCGGAAATGGTCGGCGTCAAGGGCTACGCTCCCGAGCACGCATTCGTTATCAGGGATGAGAGCGAAGTCGCGGGCCTACCGCGGCTGCGTAATCCGTTGGTAGTTGCTCAGACTACTATCAAGGCGAAGACTTTTTTCGACACTGCTGAAGCTATCAAAACGAAAACAGACGATGAAGTCCAAATAATCAATACGATCTGTTCGGCTACCCGAGACCGTCAGGATGCCGCTCGTGCGTTAGCGACAATGGTCGATGCGTTCTATATTATCGGTGGCCGCCACTCGTCAAATAGCGTAAAACTGCTTGCGGTCTCCAAAGAATCGTGTGAGAAGAGTTTCCTGATCGAGACTGAAGACGAGATCGACGCTGATGACTTGATCGGAGTTGAAAAGGTCGGCGTTACCGCTGGAGCATCGACGCCAAATTGGCTTATCGATAAGGTCGTAGCTCACCTCAAGAAACTCGGCAAGAATCAGGAGTTGATCCTGAAACCGTAG
- a CDS encoding GNAT family N-acetyltransferase: MDSRNETYSRQWRFMDETYFLSLYDAFIAAFADYVMPFDLSEQQFRNHIVLNAVDLASSVGIIEGEKLVGFTINGFGKWNGRQTVYDAGTGVLPEFRRRGMGLTMFDVMMPIFKDRGIEQYLLEVVTTNKNAISMYEKLGFGKTRTLSLLELSGQANLAPDALIDIELRDIDDPDWDLLQTFWDGDPSWQNSILAVKRSLLQKRFIGAFHENDCLGYIIFAANSGRIAQIAVDQNYRGLGIGSLLLKKLLSESDPTARPQVVNIDRSLHEAMAFFENRCFKTKLSQFEMIRAI, encoded by the coding sequence ATGGATAGTAGAAACGAAACTTATTCCAGACAGTGGCGGTTTATGGACGAGACCTACTTCCTCTCGCTCTATGACGCATTTATTGCCGCTTTCGCGGATTATGTAATGCCCTTCGATCTCAGTGAGCAGCAGTTCCGCAATCACATTGTGCTCAATGCTGTAGATCTTGCATCCTCGGTCGGCATTATCGAAGGTGAAAAGCTGGTCGGATTTACGATCAATGGGTTTGGGAAATGGAACGGCCGCCAAACCGTTTACGACGCCGGGACCGGCGTGCTGCCCGAATTTCGCCGCCGCGGCATGGGCCTGACGATGTTTGATGTGATGATGCCGATATTTAAGGATCGCGGTATCGAACAATACCTGCTCGAGGTTGTAACGACCAACAAAAACGCGATATCGATGTACGAAAAGCTTGGTTTCGGTAAAACAAGGACTCTTTCGCTGCTCGAATTAAGCGGTCAGGCGAATCTTGCCCCCGATGCGCTGATCGACATAGAGTTACGCGATATCGACGATCCTGATTGGGACTTGCTTCAAACGTTTTGGGACGGCGATCCTTCGTGGCAGAATTCAATTTTAGCGGTCAAACGCAGTCTGCTCCAGAAGCGATTTATCGGTGCATTTCACGAAAATGATTGTCTCGGTTACATTATCTTTGCGGCGAACTCAGGCCGCATAGCACAGATCGCGGTCGACCAAAATTATCGCGGCCTCGGCATTGGTTCATTGCTTCTGAAGAAACTGCTATCTGAAAGCGATCCTACCGCCAGACCGCAGGTCGTCAATATAGACCGCTCCCTCCACGAAGCAATGGCATTCTTCGAAAACCGGTGCTTCAAGACAAAACTCAGTCAATTTGAAATGATCCGGGCGATATGA
- a CDS encoding ammonia-forming cytochrome c nitrite reductase subunit c552, which yields MNTEDTNTEKTETTEVKDAPKKRSSLRFIFIVGFFAFIAAILGVALLTNIMERKQESKNPFFRVVELTDETDDPAVWGKNFPMQYDGYKRTVDQKRTRYGGSEAIHKTPKDSDPRSVVSQSRLEEDPRLKVMWDGYAFAVDFREERGHGFMLDDQTFTERQGVTQQPGSCINCHASVYNTYKRLGNGDIFAGFDAVNKLPYQEARKQVTHPVACIDCHDSATMALRVTRPAFMNGIKALKASQGVQNYDVNRDATRQEMRSFVCGQCHVEYYFKGPEKTLTYPWQNGLKIENIVAYYDEVKHKDWTHKRTGADALKAQHPEFEMYNQGIHARAGVACADCHMPYKREGAMKISDHHVQSPLLNISQSCQTCHKADEAELKFRAETIQTRTYDLRNLAMDALVDVINEIQKAKDAGRPDTELALARDYQRKAQFYLDFVEAENSMGFHAPAEAARILGESMNFSRLALMALSGVQPTRTDMKLAAK from the coding sequence ATGAACACCGAAGATACCAACACAGAGAAAACTGAAACAACTGAAGTGAAAGACGCACCAAAAAAGCGTTCGAGTCTTAGATTCATCTTTATCGTAGGATTTTTTGCGTTCATAGCCGCCATATTGGGCGTTGCCTTACTTACCAATATCATGGAGCGAAAGCAGGAGAGCAAGAATCCGTTCTTTCGCGTGGTCGAGTTGACAGATGAAACGGACGATCCGGCGGTGTGGGGCAAGAATTTTCCAATGCAGTATGACGGTTATAAAAGGACCGTGGACCAGAAACGCACCCGTTACGGTGGAAGTGAGGCGATACATAAGACACCCAAAGACTCAGACCCGCGTTCGGTCGTTTCGCAATCGCGACTGGAAGAAGACCCTCGGCTGAAAGTAATGTGGGACGGTTACGCGTTTGCGGTCGATTTTCGCGAAGAACGCGGCCATGGTTTCATGCTTGACGATCAGACGTTTACCGAACGGCAGGGAGTAACGCAGCAGCCCGGAAGCTGTATTAATTGTCACGCGTCTGTATATAACACCTACAAAAGGCTCGGCAATGGCGACATTTTCGCGGGTTTTGACGCTGTTAATAAGCTGCCGTATCAGGAGGCCAGAAAACAGGTCACACATCCTGTCGCCTGTATAGATTGCCATGATTCGGCGACGATGGCTTTGCGCGTCACGCGGCCGGCATTTATGAATGGGATCAAAGCCCTAAAAGCGTCGCAGGGCGTCCAGAATTACGATGTCAACCGAGACGCAACGCGTCAGGAAATGCGGAGTTTCGTTTGCGGGCAGTGTCACGTTGAATACTATTTCAAAGGCCCCGAAAAAACATTGACTTATCCGTGGCAAAACGGACTGAAGATCGAAAATATTGTCGCCTATTACGACGAGGTAAAGCACAAGGATTGGACACATAAACGCACGGGCGCCGACGCGTTGAAAGCTCAGCATCCTGAGTTTGAGATGTATAACCAAGGAATCCATGCCCGAGCCGGCGTCGCCTGTGCCGATTGCCATATGCCCTATAAACGCGAGGGAGCAATGAAGATAAGTGATCACCACGTACAAAGCCCACTGTTGAACATCAGTCAGTCGTGCCAGACATGTCACAAAGCTGATGAAGCCGAGTTGAAGTTCCGAGCCGAGACCATCCAGACTCGAACCTACGACTTGAGGAATCTCGCGATGGACGCCCTGGTTGACGTGATCAACGAGATCCAAAAAGCCAAGGACGCTGGGCGGCCCGACACTGAACTTGCTCTAGCCCGCGATTATCAACGAAAGGCCCAATTTTATTTAGATTTTGTCGAAGCCGAGAACTCGATGGGATTTCATGCGCCGGCCGAGGCCGCCCGCATTCTTGGCGAATCGATGAACTTTTCAAGATTGGCACTTATGGCACTGAGCGGCGTTCAGCCAACGCGGACGGATATGAAGTTGGCCGCAAAATAA
- the nrfH gene encoding cytochrome c nitrite reductase small subunit yields MSLQTIKLAVVGIAIGLAVGIGLFTFVYAKGYSYMSNDPVACANCHVMNEQHDGWQKSSHKNVATCNDCHTPADTIGKYTTKASNGFWHSYYFTFNNFHEPIQITERNRQITEASCRRCHGELTESISAHSEKDNDQISCIRCHRNVGHMH; encoded by the coding sequence ATGTCGCTCCAGACCATCAAACTCGCCGTCGTCGGCATAGCCATAGGCTTGGCCGTCGGGATCGGTTTGTTTACGTTCGTTTACGCCAAAGGCTATTCGTACATGAGCAACGATCCCGTAGCATGTGCCAATTGCCATGTGATGAACGAACAGCACGATGGCTGGCAGAAATCGAGCCACAAGAACGTCGCAACATGCAACGATTGCCACACTCCTGCCGATACGATCGGCAAATACACGACCAAGGCGTCGAATGGTTTCTGGCATTCGTACTATTTTACCTTCAACAATTTCCACGAACCGATACAGATCACTGAACGCAATAGGCAAATTACCGAGGCATCGTGCCGCCGATGCCATGGTGAACTGACCGAATCGATCTCCGCACACAGCGAAAAGGATAACGATCAGATCTCATGCATACGATGCCATCGAAATGTCGGGCATATGCATTGA
- a CDS encoding glycosyltransferase family 2 protein, with product MLNGKKIIVVMPAYNAAKTLAKTVAEIDRNMVDDIIVVDDGSSDDTVSEASELGLIVFRHDENFGYGRNQKTCYAEALARGADIVVMVHPDYQYSPKLIVPMASMIAYGDYDAVIGSRILGTGAIEGGMPRYKYIANRFLTLFQNILISYKLSEYHTGFRAFSREVLGTLPLGQNSDDFVFDNQMLTQTVYFGFRIGELSCPTRYTAESSSINFSRSVKYGLGVLATSLSFRMRRLGVGRSRLFGTAQEIGEAEYYREIEASSKVK from the coding sequence ATGCTTAACGGCAAAAAAATCATCGTCGTGATGCCGGCATATAACGCGGCCAAAACGCTCGCCAAGACCGTCGCCGAGATCGACCGCAACATGGTCGACGATATAATAGTCGTTGATGACGGAAGTTCGGACGATACGGTCTCGGAGGCAAGTGAACTCGGCCTCATCGTCTTTCGCCATGACGAAAATTTCGGCTACGGCCGCAATCAGAAAACGTGCTACGCCGAGGCTCTTGCAAGAGGTGCGGACATCGTCGTGATGGTCCACCCTGATTATCAATATTCGCCGAAACTGATCGTCCCGATGGCGTCGATGATCGCCTATGGTGATTACGATGCGGTTATCGGTTCGCGTATCTTGGGTACGGGAGCGATCGAGGGCGGAATGCCGCGATACAAATATATCGCCAATCGATTCCTGACATTGTTTCAAAACATTTTGATCAGCTACAAACTCTCGGAATATCACACCGGATTTCGTGCTTTCAGTCGCGAAGTGCTCGGGACGTTGCCGCTCGGTCAAAATTCCGATGATTTTGTTTTCGACAACCAAATGCTCACGCAGACCGTTTATTTCGGCTTTCGTATCGGCGAGCTTTCGTGCCCGACGCGTTACACGGCCGAATCGTCATCTATCAATTTTTCGCGAAGCGTCAAGTACGGCCTCGGCGTGTTGGCGACATCGTTGTCGTTTCGGATGAGACGATTGGGCGTTGGGCGTTCAAGGCTGTTCGG